A genomic region of Scomber japonicus isolate fScoJap1 chromosome 5, fScoJap1.pri, whole genome shotgun sequence contains the following coding sequences:
- the chst6 gene encoding carbohydrate sulfotransferase 6 → MMPRCRVNLSTMIFLVILQGAAVVLFCGWYVQLSPCGSAPSNGKVHVLLLSSWRSGSSFLGQVFNQHPSVFYLMEPAWHVWTKLQKPSARAVRMAVRDLLRSVFQCDFTVMEAYLPEHHNVSSLFMWSHSRALCSPPACPLTPRIKFSNQTHCLLACDSRGLVGVEEACGTYSHVVLKEVRFFELESLYPLLQDPSLDLRIIHLVRDPRAVMRSREESAKAFVSDNAVVLEQRSIPAAEVQYQVMQEICRSHVRINERAILKPPPFLKGRYKMVRYEDVARNPLGEITAMYDFVGLDMTKQLEEWIYKTTHGKGKGTRKEAFKITSRNAADVSQAWRTSLPYNKVKRIQEVCKGAMSLLGYRTVNSEKEQKRLDIDLLVPREPYQFSWLPAKTEHPSKS, encoded by the coding sequence ATGATGCCCCGTTGCAGAGTGAACCTCAGCACCATGATCTTCCTGGTGATCCTGCAGGGGGCAGCAGTGGTGCTGTTCTGCGGCTGGTATGTCCAGCTCAGCCCCTGCGGCTCCGCCCCCTCTAATGGCAAAGTTCACGTGCTGTTGTTGTCGTCGTGGCGATCAGGCTCATCGTTCCTGGGTCAGGTGTTCAATCAACACCCATCTGTCTTCTATCTTATGGAGCCCGCTTGGCATGTGTGGACCAAACTGCAGAAGCCCAGTGCGAGAGCAGTCCGAATGGCTGTGAGGGATCTATTACGTAGCGTATTCCAGTGTGATTTCACAGTGATGGAGGCCTACCTGCCAGAGCACCACAACGTGTCTTCCTTGTTCATGTGGAGTCACAGTCGAGCACTGTGCTCACCCCCAGCGTGCCCTCTCACACCACGCATCAAGTTCAGCAACCAGACTCACTGCTTGCTGGCGTGTGACTCTAGGGGCCTCGTGGGGGTGGAGGAGGCGTGTGGTACTTACAGTCACGTGGTGTTGAAAGAAGTTCGATTTTTTGAACTTGAATCTCTTTACCCGCTCTTGCAAGACCCAAGCCTAGACCTTCGTATCATCCATCTGGTTCGAGACCCACGGGCTGTCATGCGGTCCAGAGAGGAGTCAGCCAAAGCTTTCGTCAGTGATAATGCGGTCGTCTTGGAGCAGAGGAGCATTCCAGCAGCTGAGGTCCAGTATCAAGTCATGCAGGAGATCTGCCGTAGCCATGTGCGCATCAATGAGAGGGCCATACTGAAGCCCCCTCCCTTTCTAAAAGGCCGCTACAAAATGGTCCGCTATGAGGATGTGGCGCGAAACCCACTTGGGGAAATAACTGCCATGTATGACTTTGTAGGTCTGGACATGACCAAACAGCTGGAGGAATGGATCTACAAGACGACCCATGGAAAAGGTAAAGGCACCAGGAAAGAGGCCTTCAAAATCACTTCACGAAACGCTGCTGATGTCTCCCAGGCTTGGCGTACCTCGCTGCCATACAACAAAGTTAAGCGTATCCAGGAAGTGTGTAAGGGGGCTATGTCATTGCTCGGGTACAGGACAGTTAACAGTGAAAAAGAGCAAAAGAGACTTGACATAGATCTGCTGGTGCCACGCGAACCTTATCAGTTCAGTTGGTTACCAGCCAAAACAGAACATCCcagtaaaagttaa